The following DNA comes from Musa acuminata AAA Group cultivar baxijiao chromosome BXJ1-4, Cavendish_Baxijiao_AAA, whole genome shotgun sequence.
GTGGCAAAAAGTTGTGGTTCTTGGAGAAGTTCTCAAGCATGGATACAACTTCATTTTCACGGTAGGTTAAATTACCCATCTAACTTTGCTTTGGTTTGCCTGATGCTCATCATTCAATCCCTCATTTTGGTATGGTAAAACAAAGGCCTCAGAGGTCAAACGATGGCTTGAAAACCAAAAGACATTTAATTCATCTAAGATCTTCTTCTGTTTCTGTAATCAGGATATGGACATAATGTGGCTAAGGAATCCATTCTCCAGGTTGAGTCTCTATGGGGAGGACTTGCAGATAAGCTGTGATTATTACAATGGCAGGCCTTACGATGATTCCAATCACATCAACACTGGCTTTTTCTATGTGGCCTCAAATAACAAGACCATCAAGCTGTTCGACATGTGGTTCGAATCAAGAAAAACCCTCAGAAGGATGCACGATCAAGATGTTCTGGCGTTTCTGAAATCTAATGGAGTCTTCAAGCGGCTGGGCGTGAGTGTTCGGTTCTTGGACACCCTCTACTTCAGCGGATTCTGTCAAGTCACCAAGAACTCCAAGGAAGTGATTACAGTGCATGCGAACTGTTGTCGAAGCATAAAAGCGAAGGTAGATGACCTGACCGAAACCCTAGAAGCCTAGAAGAAGTTGAAGGGCACAACAACAGTTGGCTGGCCGCAGCACAGAGCATGTAGTCAATCATGGAGCGCATGACTGCCAAATGTAGCGTCCGAATCTTGTATTTGTTGACGTTATATAGATTACAATGCCTGTTTTGATGATATCCAACGTTGATGTCAATATCTGATGTCATGTTAAGAAGCTTGGTTGGATGACGAAATCATTTCAAATAAGAGTTCGCAGAAACCTCTGCGCCCTCTGTAAATATAAAGTTTAGATGAGCCATGCCTGAAAAGGGAATCATAAAAGAGGTTCAATACAAGCACGGACATTGCCGCAGTGTGAGCTTGTGCAGGCATCCGCCCTACAAAATATCATGCCATAGTACTGTATTATCAAGATCAACAACATTAAGAATCTAAAATGCGATTTCAGGGTGCAAGTGGAGGAGCATGATCTGCCAAAAACAAGAGCAGAATATATAGATCCCAAGTTAATATTTCTGCAAGCAATGTTTTACTGATCAAACAGCATCAAAATACACTGCAAGGCTACAACTCCAATGGCAATACATACAAACTTCACTGCTAACGGAAGCTCCCGCTTTCACCCTGAGCCATATCATGAACTCTTGCCAGGCTATACAAGTAGGAGAGCAGCCCAATCTCAATTCCAACTGTGAATGTCGTTTTCAGATTACAGGTAACACGAGGCCGAATAGTAAGTAGTACTTCAGGAGGCAAGGAGTTGGTAAGAGTAGTTGACATCAAATGCCCATCAGTTAAGCACTAATCTTCGGATTATGTCGTAAGGGAAAGAAAGGATATGCCCGTACAACTACATTATCCATACTATATTCTCAATGAATTTTCGGCTTATTCCTCAAACTTGATGACTGAAATCTGGAAGAACTCTCTTCTATTTCAGCAACCACACTCTCTGCCAGAGAACTGGATTTCTCTTTCCATGGATGGCAGTGCAGGAGTTCTGCCTCCGGGAATGATGCATTGCTAGGAACATTGAGAAGCAAATCATGATCAGAACTATCAGCAGTATACCGCGAAGGAACTGACATGGAGCATATATCCAGAGGAGATGCCTGAAAATTCCTGTGTCTGAAGTGATCGCATTCGTTTTTCTCAAAGCTATCTTCATTGTTGGTTAATTTTGACCTTGTATCACTAGATTCAAGATGATGTAAATTGTTTGAAGGAGAACTCGAGACCACATGTTTACAAGCTCTCTTAGGGCTTTTAGTGGTGGCTTTCAGATCTGAAATTCAAAAAATAACTAATCTGCTTATCAGACAAAAAATTAACTGCATATAGCTCTTTGCATCAAGTATATATACTAAAGGAATAATTTAATTGTCTTATAGAAATTATATTCTTATCATCAATGGAATTATCAAGAGGAAATTCTTTTCAGGAGGCCACTAAATTTCTCAATTAAAGTACCAGATTTTAAAGCCTTTAGTCCGATGTAAATTACTGAACACATAAGGCAGTTAAATTATTTGATGCATGAGCATGATGAAACACAAAGATCAAAATGAGAAAACAAAACCAATGGTGGTAGTGAAGAAGACAACTTTGCAAATTGCAAAACCATGAGCATTGAGCATCTGATGGGGTTGTATACTCCTAAGAAGTTACGCCAAAACATTGTGCCAGTGAGCCTAGGGCAACTTAACACTCGTTCGATGTTTTATTTTGGGCATCCAACTTAACTAGCCTTATAGAACTGAAGTTCTAGCTTGCTATCCTTAATCAATTTGATGTCATGAGATAAAATCAAGGTAAGATGATAAATATTTCTTCCAAGTGTTTTACCATAGATCACTGGGTCCTGAATTCTGGATATCGTTACCTATTTCTTGAGATACAAACTAGCTTCCTCAAAAGCATATGAGCAAATTTTATCAGCTCAGAGAGCAGTGATGGTACTTTTATGCAGAAGTGTCAGATCATGAGAGGCAAACATAACAGTTGCTGGAAATCTTATCATAATTCTTTGTACAACCACTTAACCAAGTGAACATATGATAAATGAGGACACTTAAGGATTCACAGAATGGAAGAGCACTTCTTATTTACTGAAGATGCATGAGATTGGCAAGACAGTACATCTCTACTGCCAGCATTCAAGCATATAATTGGTATAACAATAATGATCACTGTGTTTGGTAGCTTATGCCAACTTTAACTGTGATTCAGTGATTTAACTGCATGAATTCTGGAAGAGGAACCACCTACTTCCAGCACTACATCAAGACAGATATCTGCCACTTGGAACCGTTAAAATTAATTTCCCAACATAAATGACTTTCTTTAACATTAGCCTGATGACAATCATTCCCTTACTGGTTCAATCAGCTAATTGAATAAGTAAACAATCCCGAATAAAAAGTATGACTTATTCTTGATGAAGCCTGTACTTGTCATGAAAATTATAGCCAGTTTTTGGTAGGCAACATCATCAACCACCATAAACCTTTGGCTAGAAGTTCATCAATAACTAGCCACCATTAGTCCATCAAAGCTCCCAGCATTTGAGGAGTCAAAAACAAATCAAGAAAATTAGTATGATTTAGTCCACCTGAGGTGCTAGCACTAGTTATGTAATAACAAGCATACATAAAGATATTAAGGATATGGGAGCTTCTGAGAAATTCCCCTATCCGCAAAGTTTTAAATGCATAATCATACCACACACAATCATGCATGTTCCTGTACAAACAAAAGTGTTCAAAGGCAGCTCAAACTTATAGTTTAGTAATATAGTAAAGCACTTTGGTTTAAGATCTGGAATATGGTCCTGCATCTAAACACAAAAACCTCCGATGCCATTAACCAACTATTTTCTAAGGATCAAACACAGATTCTGACAGCATTAAGAATTAAAGATGGATGCCTTGTAGGTAAAGATACTCCAAGTAGAGAAGGAAAAGTTATCACAAATCAAGATGACAAaagcaaagagaagaaagaaactaCAACAGAGAAGTGATGAGATCAAACCTGAAGAATTCTGGTTTCGACTGTCATGAGGCCTTTTGATGGATACCAAATTGTCAATTCCAGGAAATTTTGATCCTATAGCTTTACCCTTTCGTCCTTTTATCTGTTTACATGTTTATTCCCTGATCATCAGAAACTCACTTGCAAATATTTTATCATGCCCAAAGAAGTCCCTGAAGAATCTAGAACATAGATTAATAGGTAAAACTTATGGGTCAATACCTTTAATTTTTCATAGTACTCCACCCATCTAAATCTTTTCAAGTCATGTAATATGAGTCTCTTTAATGTCCTACAGTCTTCAACATTCGCTTCTGAGAAGGAGAGATCAAAAGTTCCTTCCTGAAGCAATTGCTGGAAATCTGACAATGTCTCGCAGAATTGGGGACTTCTAAACATGGTTCTGAGGCTGCACATTCAAGAATAGAACAAGACAATTACAAAAATAGTGCAGTTTTAAATTACAAGGCAATAAAGACAAATTAATTTTTACTAAAGGAAAGAACCTTTCTGGAGATCTGACAGTATCTATGGAAGGCAGATATGTCATCAACAACTGCTTTTCCTCATTTGCTAAgtatttcataaaaatatcaaaattgatgATATCCTGCATAAAGATGAACAGTTATAGTGAAAGCTCAATTTTACAATATAAGTTAGTATAGTAAAATTTACTAACTACTCGTGGTTATTACATTTGTCAAGTGCATCCATTTACCTTGAATTAGTCATCAAACAAATATAACAGAAGCTCTAATCTTACATTTAGATCTGCAGAGAGCAAGGGTGAGTCTTTGTCTTGCAGGATCTTTAACTTCTCACCAAAAGTCTTATCCCTGCAAAGAATAACATAGACAATACATGGGCAAGATTTGTAAATTAAGTCACACAATAATTTGTGCATATACCAAAACTGATGAAAagtaatattttgaaacaagtcaGAACAAAAAAACATCACTTGTAAAGTGTGTAAAGCACCTCATAGCAGTCTCTTGGGACATATGTTGTGTCAAGTTCTTAAGCTTGTGAGTGCCACTGTCTGAGAAGTTTTTTCCCTTGCTTTTGGTGTCTAAAGGGAAGGACATCAACCCTGCATATCTCTCATTTATGATGTATGATTTATCTACTGGATGCGAGCTTGCTTCTGATTCGTCCTCTATGTACTCGGAATTGGGATGTCTAATGAGCAAACCTCCATAACCTATCTCAGTGTAATCAAGTGGGGTTCCACTTTCATAAATCAGATCTTCTTCTGATGATCCTGAAAGATTAGATGACTGTTGTTCATAGAATATGGAGTATAAGTCCTTTGTCAGCTTTTCAACAGGAGAGACCTTTGGGTGAGTCGCAGATGTCCTTTTCTTGGATGGTACTAATGATTCCCAAACATTTGATTTTGCTGGACCTGAATATGTGATGGAAAAGCCATTTAGTGTCAAGTCTAAATTGATGATAAtaggaaaagaaaattttcaagtaaCAAGTACTTCAACAACAAAGGCTGAATCAGACTTCCATTAGTGGATAACTCGTTCAAGTCTTTAACTTCTCATGTGAAAGTAACATACAACATAAATATTATCAGCATTTGCTCAAATTATGAGAATCAAGAAAATCGAGGATAATCAGGCACTGCATAATAAGGATGGTAAAGTACCTACAGATTATTTAAGGATGTGAAGAACTGAAAAATAACTTCAGTGATTGTAAGACTTCAGAGCATTTTGGTTAACTTTGATAAGGTTATTTTGAACAAAGAAGCATGCTTCAAGGAAGCCATCAGAAATGCTCATATAGAAGCCTAGGGAACATCACAAACAGCTCAACTGCTACCATTGCCACCGTCAATACCATCAGAACAAGTCAAAAGATCCCAACCATTTGGGGTAAACTACATGGACAGATTCCCTCCACCATAAGCAATCAAATCTCCTTGCAAAGTGTATTTCTTTACAAGCTTTGCTATATAAACTAGGACATACTCCATcaagaatattttaatattttccaaTATCACAACTATTAACTCAAGATCAATATCTCACATCAAATGTTTTATCTTCGTTCACACTTGGCTTCCTATGAAATTATGTTGACTATGTATACAGAAAGTGGTATTCCAGAGCAATTTGGTTTATACCATCCTGTGGTACAAAAAGAATAATCATAGATTCCACAGCTTCCTCTTTAGacctatttaaaaaaattaaaggatAGATGTTATTTGTCTAAGGGGAATATTGTTTCTAGAAAAGATCACTTGAAATCTTCCAACAGCTTATCAAAAGGACACTTATTAAGCCTAATGTGAGGGAGTAACAACAAAAGTTAATATATAGAATGATTATGAAGCTTACTGTGAAGGTGcaagaattaaaataaatattttttctaggAAAATAGATTCATTTTGTTATAAGATGtaacaaaaaaataatcaaaCATATCAACAGGAGCCAACTACGCTATCTCATGATGTATAAACATTGCCATCACATCTAGTTTTAGAACTAATTGAGGACTTAGCTATTGCCATCACATCTGTAACAAAATGATGTAACATGTTTAAAACATTATCTTGAAATTAACCCTCTGGAGTTAAATACACTCTTTTGACTTCACTCCCTCAGAATCTCTGTTAAATGTGTGATCTTTCGACATATACTATAACAAATATGGAATAAAAGTTGAAACATACATCACACACTTACAATAGATTACCATCATATGTTCAATATAAACAGAAATGAATCATAACCTGTCATGTCATTTGCATCAATAGTTCCAACATGTGCACAACTCTCTGAAACTGATATAGCTGATCCAGTACTAGATCGATTGCTAGTGTTCCCCTCAACAATCTTGCAGAAGTTCTGATCAGAATACCGCATTTCATGCAAACTTTCCAATGGATTGCTGCTCCGCCTTTTCTTCTGCAGCTGCTGCTCTTTGGGTTTGAAGGATATGCTTTCAACTTTGAAAGTTCTCAAATTTTCCAAGTCAAAAGCTTCACGAGCATGTAGTGGGGTGTAATTTGTAAGCGAACCCTTGGTTCTCCACCTTGAACCACATGCATTGCATAAAACTGGCTTGTCAGGTGGCCCGTTCCGCCAAAGAGGGGTACCTATTGTCGTATTATCTTCAGCAGTTATAATTATATAACACAAGGCTATTAATTTTATCTACTGAAAGATGCTTTAGAACAACAGGCACAAAAATAATGGTTATATTAGACGGTCAGAATACTTTCTGTTAAAACcaccaaagaaaaaaataaagaatgcaAAACTAACCTAGCAGTAGAATGATAAAAGTGATGTTACTATGAAGGAGATAACCAAAATCTATTCATTCCATATCAATTAAACAATGGAAAAATGAGAAGCGATATCGTGTTCTTTCTAATACCATAACATTCTAAAATATTTCCCTGCAGCATTAAGTTATCTAAGGTCCAAAAACATAAAATTCCCAATGAAGGCCAAGGTTTAGTCTTCCCTAAATGATAAAATAACATAAGCATCATCATTATAACTTGTGTAGATTGTATGTCTATTTCTAGAAACAAGAAATTGCTTCCAGGTGCTTTCCTTCCAAAATCCCATCAAAATGATACATGGTTTGTTTACAATCAAGTGTATGAGATATCATTTTTACTTAGTCGAATATGTATatctagtagatcaatttttcaaAGCTATACAAACAAAATTATGGCAATATTGTGAGTCGTCACAAAGTTTAAATGTTCTGATGGAAGCTAGCACAATAGGAGAAAAGAGCTTGAGGTTAATAATAGATCCTTGTAAATATATTAATAGACCTTTACATATCACAACTAGCACAATAGGAGAAAAGAAGAATAGTGCTAAAAGCCAACATAAtgatgagagaaaaaaaagtgaGGAATGATACAACCGAGTTGCTTCTTAAAGCAACTGagatataagaataaaaatatcTATTTGCCTTTGACAATTAAATCCTCATATCAGAATGGGACTATGTCCACAAATAGATAACTAAAAAAAAGCACTCCAAACACTTGTACATACTAAGAAGAGCAATTGGACAGAATACATTCATAGCTGCAATGTAACTATTTAACATGATATGTAGCAGATAGGTTGATTTCTTGAGAATCCTCATATGCATGCACGATTGATATAAAAAGGACCAATAATATGAAACAGATGATGATTCCTACGGTCTTGCGAAGCCATTTAGACAGTTGAGAATTAGGGATATCAATGAGCTACTAAGAAGAGTAATTGGACAGAATACATTCATAGCTGCAACTTAACTATTTAGCATGATATGCTGCAGATAGGTTGATTTCTTGAGAATCCTCAGATGCATGCACGATTGATATAAAAAGGACCAATAATATGAAACAGATAATGGTTCCTACGGTCTTGCGAAGCCATTTAGACAGTTGAGAATTAGGGATATCAATGAGCTACTAAGAAGAGTAATTGGACAGAATACATTCATAGCTGCAACTTAACTATTTAGCATGATATGTTGCAGATAGGTTGATTTCTTGAGAATCCTCAGATGCATGCACGATTGATATAAAAAGGACCAACAATATGAAACAGATGGTGGTTCCTACGGTCTTGCGAAGCCATTTAGACCGTTTGAGAATTAGGGATATCAATGAGCTACTAAGAAGAGTAATTGGACAGAATACATTCATAACTGCAACTTAACTATTTAACATGATATGCTGCAGATAGGTTGATTTCTTGAAAATCCTCAGATGCATGCACGATTGATATAAAAAGGACCAATAATATGAAACAGATGATGGTTCCTATGGTCTTGCGAAGCCATTTAGACAGTTGAGAATTAGGGATATTAATGAGCTTAGCATAGACATTCCAATGATTGAACCTCAATAACCAAATTCACCAATTTGAAGCACCGGCTTCAAATTAAACTCATTCACATCAATTACCAGGATGAATCTAATTACTTCCAAAGGAACCGCTTAAAGAATGaaccaagaagaaaaaaaaatcaaatgaaacaATGAACTAACTATTAAACCTACAGTATTCGAGATGCATAACACGAGATCCCTTCCCCTAGAAAACAACTTCAACACACTTTACCGATTTGTAAAATTGAGGGCAAACAAATCGAGGGGCAAAAGTTAAATAAA
Coding sequences within:
- the LOC135651614 gene encoding GATA transcription factor 26-like isoform X6, which encodes MGKNGPCHHCGVTSTPLWRNGPPDKPVLCNACGSRWRTKGSLTNYTPLHAREAFDLENLRTFKVESISFKPKEQQLQKKRRSSNPLESLHEMRYSDQNFCKIVEGNTSNRSSTGSAISVSESCAHVGTIDANDMTGPAKSNVWESLVPSKKRTSATHPKVSPVEKLTKDLYSIFYEQQSSNLSGSSEEDLIYESGTPLDYTEIGYGGLLIRHPNSEYIEDESEASSHPVDKSYIINERYAGLMSFPLDTKSKGKNFSDSGTHKLKNLTQHMSQETAMRDKTFGEKLKILQDKDSPLLSADLNDIINFDIFMKYLANEEKQLLMTYLPSIDTVRSPESLRTMFRSPQFCETLSDFQQLLQEGTFDLSFSEANVEDCRTLKRLILHDLKRFRWVEYYEKLKIKGRKGKAIGSKFPGIDNLVSIKRPHDSRNQNSSVIF
- the LOC135651614 gene encoding GATA transcription factor 26-like isoform X4 — translated: MGKNGPCHHCGVTSTPLWRNGPPDKPVLCNACGSRWRTKGSLTNYTPLHAREAFDLENLRTFKVESISFKPKEQQLQKKRRSSNPLESLHEMRYSDQNFCKIVEGNTSNRSSTGSAISVSESCAHVGTIDANDMTGPAKSNVWESLVPSKKRTSATHPKVSPVEKLTKDLYSIFYEQQSSNLSGSSEEDLIYESGTPLDYTEIGYGGLLIRHPNSEYIEDESEASSHPVDKSYIINERYAGLMSFPLDTKSKGKNFSDSGTHKLKNLTQHMSQETAMRDKTFGEKLKILQDKDSPLLSADLNDIINFDIFMKYLANEEKQLLMTYLPSIDTVRSPESLRTMFRSPQFCETLSDFQQLLQEGTFDLSFSEANVEDCRTLKRLILHDLKRFRWVEYYEKLKIKGRKGKAIGSKFPGIDNLVSIKRPHDSRNQNSSAMHHSRRQNSCTAIHGKRNPVLWQRVWLLK
- the LOC135651614 gene encoding GATA transcription factor 26-like isoform X5 produces the protein MGKNGPCHHCGVTSTPLWRNGPPDKPVLCNACGSRWRTKGSLTNYTPLHAREAFDLENLRTFKVESISFKPKEQQLQKKRRSSNPLESLHEMRYSDQNFCKIVEGNTSNRSSTGSAISVSESCAHVGTIDANDMTDSGPAKSNVWESLVPSKKRTSATHPKVSPVEKLTKDLYSIFYEQQSSNLSGSSEEDLIYESGTPLDYTEIGYGGLLIRHPNSEYIEDESEASSHPVDKSYIINERYAGLMSFPLDTKSKGKNFSDSGTHKLKNLTQHMSQETAMRDKTFGEKLKILQDKDSPLLSADLNDIINFDIFMKYLANEEKQLLMTYLPSIDTVRSPESLRTMFRSPQFCETLSDFQQLLQEGTFDLSFSEANVEDCRTLKRLILHDLKRFRWVEYYEKLKIKGRKGKAIGSKFPGIDNLVSIKRPHDSRNQNSSVIF
- the LOC135651614 gene encoding GATA transcription factor 27-like isoform X1; amino-acid sequence: MGKNGPCHHCGVTSTPLWRNGPPDKPVLCNACGSRWRTKGSLTNYTPLHAREAFDLENLRTFKVESISFKPKEQQLQKKRRSSNPLESLHEMRYSDQNFCKIVEGNTSNRSSTGSAISVSESCAHVGTIDANDMTDSGPAKSNVWESLVPSKKRTSATHPKVSPVEKLTKDLYSIFYEQQSSNLSGSSEEDLIYESGTPLDYTEIGYGGLLIRHPNSEYIEDESEASSHPVDKSYIINERYAGLMSFPLDTKSKGKNFSDSGTHKLKNLTQHMSQETAMRDKTFGEKLKILQDKDSPLLSADLNDIINFDIFMKYLANEEKQLLMTYLPSIDTVRSPESLRTMFRSPQFCETLSDFQQLLQEGTFDLSFSEANVEDCRTLKRLILHDLKRFRWVEYYEKLKIKGRKGKAIGSKFPGIDNLVSIKRPHDSRNQNSSDLKATTKSPKRACKHVVSSSPSNNLHHLESSDTRSKLTNNEDSFEKNECDHFRHRNFQASPLDICSMSVPSRYTADSSDHDLLLNVPSNASFPEAELLHCHPWKEKSSSLAESVVAEIEESSSRFQSSSLRNKPKIH
- the LOC135651614 gene encoding GATA transcription factor 27-like isoform X2, whose translation is MGKNGPCHHCGVTSTPLWRNGPPDKPVLCNACGSRWRTKGSLTNYTPLHAREAFDLENLRTFKVESISFKPKEQQLQKKRRSSNPLESLHEMRYSDQNFCKIVEGNTSNRSSTGSAISVSESCAHVGTIDANDMTGPAKSNVWESLVPSKKRTSATHPKVSPVEKLTKDLYSIFYEQQSSNLSGSSEEDLIYESGTPLDYTEIGYGGLLIRHPNSEYIEDESEASSHPVDKSYIINERYAGLMSFPLDTKSKGKNFSDSGTHKLKNLTQHMSQETAMRDKTFGEKLKILQDKDSPLLSADLNDIINFDIFMKYLANEEKQLLMTYLPSIDTVRSPESLRTMFRSPQFCETLSDFQQLLQEGTFDLSFSEANVEDCRTLKRLILHDLKRFRWVEYYEKLKIKGRKGKAIGSKFPGIDNLVSIKRPHDSRNQNSSDLKATTKSPKRACKHVVSSSPSNNLHHLESSDTRSKLTNNEDSFEKNECDHFRHRNFQASPLDICSMSVPSRYTADSSDHDLLLNVPSNASFPEAELLHCHPWKEKSSSLAESVVAEIEESSSRFQSSSLRNKPKIH
- the LOC135651614 gene encoding GATA transcription factor 26-like isoform X3; translation: MGKNGPCHHCGVTSTPLWRNGPPDKPVLCNACGSRWRTKGSLTNYTPLHAREAFDLENLRTFKVESISFKPKEQQLQKKRRSSNPLESLHEMRYSDQNFCKIVEGNTSNRSSTGSAISVSESCAHVGTIDANDMTDSGPAKSNVWESLVPSKKRTSATHPKVSPVEKLTKDLYSIFYEQQSSNLSGSSEEDLIYESGTPLDYTEIGYGGLLIRHPNSEYIEDESEASSHPVDKSYIINERYAGLMSFPLDTKSKGKNFSDSGTHKLKNLTQHMSQETAMRDKTFGEKLKILQDKDSPLLSADLNDIINFDIFMKYLANEEKQLLMTYLPSIDTVRSPESLRTMFRSPQFCETLSDFQQLLQEGTFDLSFSEANVEDCRTLKRLILHDLKRFRWVEYYEKLKIKGRKGKAIGSKFPGIDNLVSIKRPHDSRNQNSSAMHHSRRQNSCTAIHGKRNPVLWQRVWLLK